From the genome of Deferribacteraceae bacterium V6Fe1:
AATTAACAATGAAAGCCGGAAAAACACAAAGTAACAAAAAATAAACTAAAAAGACTATTGAAAAAAAAGCAAGACTACAAGTCAAAATTAATGCACCGATATGCTCTTTTATGGTAACCCGTTCATCCATTAAATACTTAAGGATGAGGATTGGTGAAAAGAATGTTAGAATAAAACCAAACTGAGGGAAAAATATATTTGCTGAAAACAAAGCAACAGCAATAAGATAATTTAATAACGGATGCTGCATAAAAGAAAATGCCGGATTTTATCCGGCACCCTTATAATTATTTGCTTAATGTGAATGGTAAAAGTGCAACTATTCTTGCAGTTTTAACAGCAGATGCAAGCTTTCTCTGGTGCTTTGCACAAGTCCCTGTAAGTCTGCTAGGCATAATTTTGCCCCTTTCCGTCACAAACTGCCTCAAGAGATTTGAATCTTTATAATCTATATCAAGTTTATCACTGCAAAATCTACAGACCTTTTTCTTTTGAAATTTCTTTTTAAAGCTCATATTTCCTCCTGTTTACTAAAAAGGTATATCATCATCAACGATATCTTCCGATACCGCATCAATCTCGTCATTTACCGCAGAATTTTCCTTCCTCTGAACAAGCTGAATATTTTCTGCAACTATTTCATGCTTGCTCCTTTTTACTCCATCCTGCTCCCATGTTCTAAAACTAAGCCTACCTTCAACCAATATTGGCATCCCCTTCACGATATATTCGCCGGCAAATTCGGCCAATCTTGAAAATGCAACAATATCTATAAAGCAAGCCTCATCCTTAACTGAATCTCCGGACTTATATCTCCTGTTAACAGCAAGTCCAAATCTCGCAGCAGGAGTGCCTGAACCAGGGATATATCTAACCTCAGGATTTTTTGTAACATTCCCAAGTAGGATAACTTTATTTAAGAATCCCATTTTTATTCCTCTGTATTGTCAGCTGGTGCCTCTTCGGCAGCATCAGTTTCAGTTTCTACCTCTTCTTTTTCAGTATCAACCTGCTTTTCAAACTGTCTTCCGCCGTCTCGTCTGAAATTTCTCCCACCTCTTCTTGGTGCTCTCTGAGTCATCTCAGAACGCTTCTTCAGCTTGAACTTCTTACCATCGATTTTAATAACAATAAATCTGATAACAGATTCATCATATTTAAATCTTTTTTCAAGCTCAGCAGGAACGTTTACATCGGAATTAAACTGAATTAGAAAATAATACCCTTCGGTCTTACGCTCAATTTCATACGCAAGCCTTAGCTTACCCCAAGCCTCATCATTGATAATTTCGCCACCATTCTCTGTGACAAGTGTCTTAAACTTTTCAAAGACGGCAACTGCATCTTCCTGAGTTAAATCAGGATTAACGATAAATAATGTTTCGTATGTTCTCATCTTACCTCCTTCTGGTTTAGCAGCCACAGGTTTTCACCCGCAGCAAGGTGAACTAAGCTTCTAACAACTTTAGGTACTATTGTCAAGTTTTTTTACTCTGCCGTCACCCCATTTTTTGCACCCTTATGCCACGAGTACACTTTTCTTCCTTTTCATATTTCCTAAGCCATTAATAGTCTGTCTCTTTTCCCCTAACTCCAAATAAAAACTTATCTTAAAAAAGCTAACCATATCAGACTCATAAATTTTTTTCCTAAAATCAAATAGCTTTTTCTCCAGCAATAACAGTAAATTTCTTATCCCGTCAGAAATACGATAATAAATAAACCTACACACAACCCTACCTTTCCTATTGACCTTTTCCCGTTTAGACATCCTATCCAACATTTTTGCAGCAATCGTATCAGACTCCACCTGACTTAATACATTCCAACAAAATGAAACTATCGACAATATCGTCTTAAGTGACTCAAATCTCCTCACAAGGCATTTCTCCATTCCAAACTGTTGCTTCATAAATCTATAACTCTCTTCAATACGCCACCTCTTAAAGTATGACTTAATAATAAAATATACTTCCTTACTCTTACTCATATGACCATTACAAAGAAAATATAACATATTCTTATCTCTACTACATTTAACACTGACAACGGTAACGGCCATACCTTTATAAAAACACTGGGCATAACCGTAAGAAATACCGCCATTCTTGTAACGCCTGTTAATATAATTCTCACAAAGTTCCGATACCGACACACCTTTACCCTTATAATCTACATGTCTTACACCTACACTCCTTACAATAAAATTTAATCCATGCCGAAGAAGATATCTTAAAATAATTCCACGATCGTAACCACGGTCAAACAAAAATAAGCCTTTAGAAATATACTTATCCCTCAACATATCAAGCATCTTAAATGTCTCCGAATTCTCACTTGTAAACTCATTAGAATTGCTGCTGTATACATCAAGATACAGTGAAAATGTCCTCCCTGATAATGGGCTATAGCATACTGCATGATTTAAATGATAGCCTGGAGAAATACGACCACTACTACCATCCCTCACATTAGATATTAGCTCAAAGCTCTTACCATATGAATGGCTCAAATCTCCACCGTCAATTGATATTAATAATTTATCTTCTGACTTAGTCTCTTCGTATACATAATCAATATTATAAACATTAGAAATAAAACCCAAATTCGAATAAGAAAATGTATTCCTTTGCAGTCGCTTAAGTGTATGTTTCACTCCGCTTTTTTCATTGAGATAGCCTGATATTTGCGTAAGGTTCAAACTCTTGGTTGCAAAACATCCGGATAACATCTCAAGCAAATACTTTTGTTGGGGCTTTGTAATATAATCATGAAGATTTCTTGTGATGTTAAGCATTTTTTCCTTCACATTTTTAGCAATTTCACCTATCATAAACTGCCTCCATTTTGTTGTTATTGTTGCTTTTTTTGGTAAAAATAACATACAACATTTTGGAGGCATTATCAATCGTAAATAACTGTCAAATATAACTTCTTATATAAAAATGGGGTGATAGCAGTTTTTACTGCAATACATTTTGATTTTAATATGACTCGAACAGATAACTGCACATTAGATTTGTTAACAATTATGAAGTGCAAAAAAAGAGGGGGCGATATGCCCCCTTTCTACGGATTTATTAATGTGATGGACAACTGCAGCCTGAGCAGCCGCTTCCACAACCACCTGATTCAGACAGGTAAAGTTCAAGCCACTCGTTAAATTGGGCATCTAACCAACTTTTATCGTCATCAGACAGCTTAGTATATTGAGTTTCATAATAAGTCTTTGCTTCCTCAAGCTCTTCTTTTTCCTGATCCGTAAGCTCATCAATAAAATCCTGAGCAACTACCAATTCCTTTCTTAACTCCAACAATTCTAATCTCATAGGTGCCTCCTAATATTTTAGGAGTAAAATAGTCTTAATTTGTAAAAAAAGCAAGGGTTTTATTGAAAAATAATCCTTGAAATAAAAAAGGCCGGATAAGTCCGGCCTTGAGTATGATTAACGTTTTGAAAACTGTGAACTTTTTCTTGCTTTAGGTTTACCAGGCTTCTTCCTTTCGACCATTCTTGGGTCTCTGGTAAGAAATCCTTCTGCCTTAAGACTTTTTCTGTATTCTGGATTGTATGTGATAAGAGCCCTTGCAAGACCATGTCTTACAGCACCTGCCTGACCTGTCTTCCCGCCACCGGTAACAGTAATGTAAAGATCAAATTTACCTGCACCTTTAACCACTTCAACCGGTTGCATAATAATTTGTCTCAAGATAGCCCTTTCAAAATACTCGTCAAATGCCTTGCCATTAACAGTTATCTTACCGTTACCCGGTTTTAAAAATACACGAGCAACTGATGTCTTTCTCCTTCCTGTTCCGTAAAAGTAATCCATCTATTCCCCCTAAAACTCTATTTTTTCAGGTTGCTGAGCTGAATGAGGATGCTCACTTCCGCTATAAATCTTCAGCTTTTTAAGCATCTGTCTTCCCAGTCTATTTTTTGGAAGCATCCTTTTAACAGCCAATCTGATAACTTCTTCAGGTTTTCTATCAAGCATCTGCTCCAATGTCTTCTCTTTAAGACCGCCGAAATATCCTGAATAAGCATAATAAACTTTATCAGTAAGCTTTTTACCGGTCACTTTAATCTTTTCAGCGTTAACAACCACTACAAAATCACCTGTATCCATAAACGGGGTATACACAGGTTTATTTTTACCCATTAAAATCATAGCAATCCTTGTAGCAAGTCTTCCCAATATCTTATCATTTGCATCCACAAGGTACCATTTTTTTTCGCTATCAGCCTTTGCCCAAGTCGTCTTCATCTCAAATACCTCTCTTAGAAGCCTTTTCTTCTTTCTTTAATTCTCGCAGCCTTACCACGAAGATCCCTAATATAGTAAAGCTTAGCCCTTCTAACCTTACCGCTCTTAACAAGTTCTATGGACTCTATCCTTGGAGAATACATTGGAAACGTTCTTTCCACACCAATATCTCCAACAACTTTTCTAACCGTAAATGTTGTCCTTGCACCTGCTCGTCTAATTCTAATAACGAGCCCTTCAAATGCCTGAACCCTTTCCTTATTCCCTTCAACAATTCTGAAGTTAACTCTCAGGGTATCACCTGCGCGGAATTCAGGAACATTCTTATTCATAAATTCTGCTTCAATAGCTTCAATTAGCTTGTTGTTCATCTTTATTTCCTCCTAAAAGGCCATTAATCTTATTTAAATATATAGCAACTGCACTTCTTACCGACAGATGATTAAAACTACCTGCGCCCTTAATCGGCTCAATAGTCACATCTACCAGCTTCATCAAATCTTCCGACATCCCCCAACCGGTACCAAAAAGCAACAGAATAGGCTTGTCAAAATTTTCTTTAAGAAAGGGCTCAAGCTTCGCTCTATTCGGGGCATCCTTAGCGGACGTGGCAACGAGCACAGGCCTGCATCCTTCCTTATTCTCTATAAACTCAATTACTTCGCTTAAACTCTCTTTAATTATGGTATACTCAAAAGCCTCCTTCCTGTTAGGATTATAGGTAGCTCCGTAACCTTCCTGCCAGTGAGTTAAAACTCTTCTGGCAATTTCCCTTTGTGCTTCCAAAGGGTTTACCACAAAATAATTTTTAACGCCGAAGGTCCTACATGACCTCGATATATCGTGTAAGTCCATATTGGTTATGGACGTAGCTACAATATCACCATGTTTGTCTACCATAGGATAATGCAGCAAAGCAACATACAGACTCACACCCTTTTCAAACCTCTCAACAATTTGGGACACAAATTTACTACTTTCGACTTCGAGAGCCTTATGTTTTAGCAAATCAGGTCTATTTTGTAAAGTAATTTTTAAAGATTCTTTGTATCTCCACTCATTTATTTCCTTATGGTTGCCGTTTACCAATACATCCGGGACTCTAAGTCCTTCATATTCATAAGGTCTTGTATAATGTGGATACTCAAGTAGACCGTCACTAAAAGATTCCTCATGGAAAGACATTTCGTCTCCAAGCACTCCGGGAATAAGTCTTGCCACAGAATCTATTATAACTGAAGCCGCCAGCTCACCACCTGTCAAAATAAAATCTCCTAAGGAGATCTCTTCATCAACTACAAGTTTCCTGACTCTTTCATCTACCCCTTCATACCTTCCGCAGATAAAGGTAACACTATCATATTCAAGTAATTTTTGTGCGACACTTTGAGTATATTTTTTCCCTCTGGGGTCTAACAAGATAACATGAGTGTTTTTATCATTCGTTTTAATGCTTTTCACTGCATCACATATTGGTTCAGGTTTTAAAAGTAAGCCTTGTCCGCCACCATATTGGTAATCGTCAACGGTTTTATGTTTATCTTTTGTAAAGTCACGTAAGTTCACAGGATTTATTTTTATAAGATTTTTTTTAATCCCCTGATAAATAACACCATAAGAAAATATGGCATCTATCATTTCCGGAAAAATAGTTATAACATTATAAGTCTTCACTTACCAAACCTGCTTCATCAACTATAATAATTTTATTTTCGACATCTATCTTAGGGATATGAAATTCATTATTGGAGATAAGATACTCCTTACCATTTTCACCTTCTATTACAAAAATTTCATTGCCGCCATTGTCATAGATATCGTTCAACACACCTACAAACTTACCCTCAATAGTCATAACTTTTGCACCGATAAAATCTTCCAAATAACATTCATCTTCAGACATGTATTCTTTAAGCATCTCGTGGGAAGCATAAACGGCCAAACCGGCAAACTTTTTAGCACGGTCTATATCATCTACACCTTTACACTTAACAATAAAATTCTTCTTATTTTCTCTTACTTCTTCAACTTCATAGGAAAACATTATTTTGTCATCTTTACCCATAAGAAGATATTCCAAATCATAAAATATTTCTATATCTTCTGTTTTTGGGATTAGCTTAAAGTGTCCTTTAAGACCGTGAGTGCCCGATATTATTCCAATTTTTGCAATTTTCATTTTGATTGATTTATAAAAGAAGCCCCAAAAAGGGGCTTTTTTATTACTCTAAAATTTCCAATACTACTCTTTTGCCTTTTTTGATTCCAGCTGCATTTAAAATAGTTCTGATAGATCTTGCAGTTCTTCCCTGTTTTCCGATTACTTTGCCAAGGTCGGCAGGATCAACTCTAAGCTCAATTACAGTAGTTTTTTCGCCTTCAACCTCTTCAAGCATTACTTTGTCAGGATTGTCAACAAGAGACTTAACGATAAATTCCACTAACTCTTTCACAGTGCACCTCCATCATTTACTTAGCAGCTTTTGACTCAGCAAACTTTTTTATAATACCTGCCCTACTTAAAATATTCTTTACAGTATCAGTAGGGATAGCTCCATCTGACAGCCACTTCAAAGCTTTCTCTTCGTCAATTTTTACCTCTGCAGGCTCAACAAGAGGATTGTAATAACCCAAAATTTCGATGAATCTTCCATCTCTTCTTGCTTTACTATCAGCAACCACTACCCTGTAAAAAGGTCTCTTCTTTCTTCCCATTCTCATTAATCTTATCTTTGTAGCCACAGCTAACACCTCCTTTATCGCATTGGGAATATATTTCTTAACAATTTTTTGTCAATTTTATTCTTCCCGCCTATTTTTTTTGTAAGTTTCTTCATCATTTTATTCGTTTGCTCAAGCTGATTAATCAGTTTATTGACATCATTTACCTGTACTCCAGCCCCTCTTGCAATTCTCTTCTTTCTACTTCCATTTATAATCTTATAATACTTTCTCTCTTTTGGCGTCATAGATGAAATAATTGCCTCAAGCCTCTTGATATGCTTTTCATCTATATCGATGTCCCCCATGGCAGAAAAACCAGGGATTAACCTCAATATACTTTCAAATGAACCCATACGCTTTATCATTTTAAACTGCTGAAGCATATCATCAAAGTCCATTCCATTTTTGCTTATCTTACCCGCTATCTGCTCAGCTTCATCTTCATCAATAGCACTTTGCGCCATTTCGACAAGGGTAACAATATCACCCATCCCAAGAATTCTGGAGGCCATTCTGTCAGGATAAAAAGGCTCAAATGCATCTAACTTTTCACCAATACCAACAAACTTTAGCGGCTTACCGGTAACCTCTTTAATTGACAGAGCTGCACCACCTCTTGCATCACCGTCTAATTTTGTCAATATTACGCCGGTGATGCCCAAGAGCTCATCAAACTTCGCAGCAACATTAACTGCATCCTGCCCTGTCATGGCATCAGCTACAAAAAGTATCTCATTAGGATTTAAATGTTTTTTGATAGCGGCAAGCTCATTCATCAGATCTTCGTCGATATGAAGTCTTCCCGCAGTATCTATTATCATTACATCTTTCGCTGATTTTTTGGCTACGCTAAGCCCTTCTTCTGCTATCTTTAACGCATCGTTTATACCCCTGTTGGCATAGACGTCACATTTTAACTGTTTACCGAGGGTTTCCAATTGATCTATAGCGGCAGGTCTGTAAATATCATCTGCAACCAAAAGTACGGATTTGCCATTTTTCATAAAATGGCGTGCCAGTTTACCGGCAGAGGTAGTTTTACCGGAACCCTGCAAACCAACAAGCATTATAATAGTGGGAGGATTAGAGCTAAGTTTTAGCTTACTGTCATCCTTATCACCACCAAGGATATTTGTAAGCTCATCATTTACAATTTTTATAAAGACCTGTTCCGGGGTTAAGCTTTTTAAGACCTTTTCACCAAGGGCTTTTTCCTGAACATTTTGGATAAACTTTTTTACTACTTTATAATTAACATCTGCTTCAAGAAGTGCCATGCGCACTTGCCTGATAGCTTCCTTTATGTTGTCTTCACTAATTCTCGCCTGGCCTTTAATATTTCTAAAGACAGACTGCAACTTCTCATTTAATGCACCAAACATTTTAATCCATCCCTTGGCATCCTATTTAAATTTAGAAAGACTCTTATATTTCACGCCCAACAAGTTGTCAACTGTTTTTTGCAAATGCTTTTCAAAACTCTGTAAATTAGCACACTATATTTATCTTTAAACGCTACAATTCATTAATAACTAACCCTGTCTGAAGCTTAGGATAAAAGTAAGTGGATTTTTGAGGCATAACTAATCCATTCTCGGAGATATCTCTGATAATATCTATATCAATCCCTTTAAGCAAAAAGGACGTAACAGGAAACTTTTTCGACAGCTTATCAATTTCTTCCTCAGACTGAACAAAGTATATCCCCTCTTTTCTTAAAATTTTCTCTTCGTCCATACCCAAAGCTTCTTTTAATATTACTTCTTGTAAAATATAAGTATTAACTTTCCTATAAACAGTATGAAGCCCTTCAAAAACGTTATCAAGTAAGGTTAAACCATAGTATTTATCTGAATGTTTCCATACTATCTTTTTATTGCTATCCGCT
Proteins encoded in this window:
- a CDS encoding 30S ribosomal protein S18, whose protein sequence is MSFKKKFQKKKVCRFCSDKLDIDYKDSNLLRQFVTERGKIMPSRLTGTCAKHQRKLASAVKTARIVALLPFTLSK
- the ssb gene encoding single-stranded DNA-binding protein, which produces MGFLNKVILLGNVTKNPEVRYIPGSGTPAARFGLAVNRRYKSGDSVKDEACFIDIVAFSRLAEFAGEYIVKGMPILVEGRLSFRTWEQDGVKRSKHEIVAENIQLVQRKENSAVNDEIDAVSEDIVDDDIPF
- a CDS encoding 30S ribosomal protein S6; translated protein: MRTYETLFIVNPDLTQEDAVAVFEKFKTLVTENGGEIINDEAWGKLRLAYEIERKTEGYYFLIQFNSDVNVPAELEKRFKYDESVIRFIVIKIDGKKFKLKKRSEMTQRAPRRGGRNFRRDGGRQFEKQVDTEKEEVETETDAAEEAPADNTEE
- a CDS encoding transposase; this encodes MIGEIAKNVKEKMLNITRNLHDYITKPQQKYLLEMLSGCFATKSLNLTQISGYLNEKSGVKHTLKRLQRNTFSYSNLGFISNVYNIDYVYEETKSEDKLLISIDGGDLSHSYGKSFELISNVRDGSSGRISPGYHLNHAVCYSPLSGRTFSLYLDVYSSNSNEFTSENSETFKMLDMLRDKYISKGLFLFDRGYDRGIILRYLLRHGLNFIVRSVGVRHVDYKGKGVSVSELCENYINRRYKNGGISYGYAQCFYKGMAVTVVSVKCSRDKNMLYFLCNGHMSKSKEVYFIIKSYFKRWRIEESYRFMKQQFGMEKCLVRRFESLKTILSIVSFCWNVLSQVESDTIAAKMLDRMSKREKVNRKGRVVCRFIYYRISDGIRNLLLLLEKKLFDFRKKIYESDMVSFFKISFYLELGEKRQTINGLGNMKRKKSVLVA
- the rpsI gene encoding 30S ribosomal protein S9 — encoded protein: MDYFYGTGRRKTSVARVFLKPGNGKITVNGKAFDEYFERAILRQIIMQPVEVVKGAGKFDLYITVTGGGKTGQAGAVRHGLARALITYNPEYRKSLKAEGFLTRDPRMVERKKPGKPKARKSSQFSKR
- the rplM gene encoding 50S ribosomal protein L13, coding for MKTTWAKADSEKKWYLVDANDKILGRLATRIAMILMGKNKPVYTPFMDTGDFVVVVNAEKIKVTGKKLTDKVYYAYSGYFGGLKEKTLEQMLDRKPEEVIRLAVKRMLPKNRLGRQMLKKLKIYSGSEHPHSAQQPEKIEF
- the rplS gene encoding 50S ribosomal protein L19, translating into MNNKLIEAIEAEFMNKNVPEFRAGDTLRVNFRIVEGNKERVQAFEGLVIRIRRAGARTTFTVRKVVGDIGVERTFPMYSPRIESIELVKSGKVRRAKLYYIRDLRGKAARIKERRKGF
- the trmD gene encoding tRNA (guanosine(37)-N1)-methyltransferase TrmD; the encoded protein is MKTYNVITIFPEMIDAIFSYGVIYQGIKKNLIKINPVNLRDFTKDKHKTVDDYQYGGGQGLLLKPEPICDAVKSIKTNDKNTHVILLDPRGKKYTQSVAQKLLEYDSVTFICGRYEGVDERVRKLVVDEEISLGDFILTGGELAASVIIDSVARLIPGVLGDEMSFHEESFSDGLLEYPHYTRPYEYEGLRVPDVLVNGNHKEINEWRYKESLKITLQNRPDLLKHKALEVESSKFVSQIVERFEKGVSLYVALLHYPMVDKHGDIVATSITNMDLHDISRSCRTFGVKNYFVVNPLEAQREIARRVLTHWQEGYGATYNPNRKEAFEYTIIKESLSEVIEFIENKEGCRPVLVATSAKDAPNRAKLEPFLKENFDKPILLLFGTGWGMSEDLMKLVDVTIEPIKGAGSFNHLSVRSAVAIYLNKINGLLGGNKDEQQAN
- the rimM gene encoding 16S rRNA processing protein RimM yields the protein MKIAKIGIISGTHGLKGHFKLIPKTEDIEIFYDLEYLLMGKDDKIMFSYEVEEVRENKKNFIVKCKGVDDIDRAKKFAGLAVYASHEMLKEYMSEDECYLEDFIGAKVMTIEGKFVGVLNDIYDNGGNEIFVIEGENGKEYLISNNEFHIPKIDVENKIIIVDEAGLVSEDL
- a CDS encoding KH domain-containing protein, which codes for MKELVEFIVKSLVDNPDKVMLEEVEGEKTTVIELRVDPADLGKVIGKQGRTARSIRTILNAAGIKKGKRVVLEILE
- the rpsP gene encoding 30S ribosomal protein S16; amino-acid sequence: MATKIRLMRMGRKKRPFYRVVVADSKARRDGRFIEILGYYNPLVEPAEVKIDEEKALKWLSDGAIPTDTVKNILSRAGIIKKFAESKAAK
- the ffh gene encoding signal recognition particle protein is translated as MFGALNEKLQSVFRNIKGQARISEDNIKEAIRQVRMALLEADVNYKVVKKFIQNVQEKALGEKVLKSLTPEQVFIKIVNDELTNILGGDKDDSKLKLSSNPPTIIMLVGLQGSGKTTSAGKLARHFMKNGKSVLLVADDIYRPAAIDQLETLGKQLKCDVYANRGINDALKIAEEGLSVAKKSAKDVMIIDTAGRLHIDEDLMNELAAIKKHLNPNEILFVADAMTGQDAVNVAAKFDELLGITGVILTKLDGDARGGAALSIKEVTGKPLKFVGIGEKLDAFEPFYPDRMASRILGMGDIVTLVEMAQSAIDEDEAEQIAGKISKNGMDFDDMLQQFKMIKRMGSFESILRLIPGFSAMGDIDIDEKHIKRLEAIISSMTPKERKYYKIINGSRKKRIARGAGVQVNDVNKLINQLEQTNKMMKKLTKKIGGKNKIDKKLLRNIFPMR